A window of the Gossypium hirsutum isolate 1008001.06 chromosome A05, Gossypium_hirsutum_v2.1, whole genome shotgun sequence genome harbors these coding sequences:
- the LOC107958855 gene encoding 17.3 kDa class II heat shock protein has translation MDLRIMGFDSPLLNTLQHMMDLSDDTEKIPNAPSKVYMRDAKAMAATPADIKEYPKSYVFIVDMPGLKSGDIKVQVEDDNMLLISGERKREEEKEGAKYVRMERRVGKLMRKFALPENANTDAISAICQDGVLTVTVEKLPPPEPKKPKTIEVKIA, from the coding sequence TTCTCCGCTCTTGAATACTCTCCAACATATGATGGATCTTTCTGACGATACGGAGAAGATCCCGAACGCACCATCAAAGGTTTACATGCGGGATGCCAAGGCCATGGCTGCAACACCAGCGGACATTAAGGAGTACCCCAAGTCTTATGTGTTCATCGTCGACATGCCGGGGCTGAAATCAGGGGACATCAAGGTCCAAGTGGAGGACGACAATATGCTCTTGATCAGCGGAGAAAGGAAGCGAGAGGAAGAGAAAGAAGGAGCCAAGTACGTAAGAATGGAGAGGCGGGTCGGCAAGCTTATGAGGAAATTTGCGTTGCCTGAGAATGCTAACACTGATGCCATCTCTGCAATCTGTCAAGACGGGGTTTTAACTGTTACTGTGGAGAAACTGCCACCCCCTGAGCCTAAGAAACCCAAGACCATCGAGGTTAAAATAGCTTGA